One Nicotiana tomentosiformis chromosome 1, ASM39032v3, whole genome shotgun sequence genomic window, TTCCCATACTACAATGTTCCTGAGCTCTGGGGCCTTCTGAATGTGCAACTAATTCAGATTTGACATGCACAGTTGGAAACTTTTTAAAAGTGAACTCTTGTGTCTCAGTTTTTACTTTGGAAACTGCTGCAAACATGAAAGGTACAATGGAACCAAAATTTTTAAAGGAGTAATCATGAATATGATCTCCATCTCAGCATCTATGGGAACATTCTACATACAGTTCATTTCTGTTTCTAGTTTCTAATAGATTTAAAAATTTACAACTATGCGTAGAGGTAAACAGAAAAACGAAAAACTAAAACTTCATCAGGCACTGCAGCCAAATCTTCTTTCCTTGTGCTGCAACTTATATCAGAATCAGGTACCTTTTATGATCAGTGGAAGCTGCATAGACTAGTTGTTTAGTTTGAAATGAACCATCATTTGCATCATCTAAGCACCTGAGTGAAGCTTCATTCTTCGCAAAGATATGTATGCCAGGAGCCGGTAGCCAAAAACCATAGCTAGTAGTATACATACTTCCTTTACACCGCTGCCTACTTTAATCCCGTCCACCCAGTCATTTTTCTCCTTATATTGAACCTTTAGAAGGAGTTTGTACGTTTGATAGTTATAGGATAGGTACCGCAACCATGATATAAATACTGGTACTTTCTGCAGAATTCAAATCCTATATCAGAACTACAGCTTCTAAGGTAAATCATTTCGATGTGAGAGGATAGTGCATCCTTACCTTTACGAAATATCCACCAGCTAACATAAAGGTCATTACAGTAACAGAGGCCAAAGTGGTTGCCTTCTTTAAATCCATTAGTGTAGCCCCTATTGCTAGTCCTAATCCCTGCCAACAATGAAGTAAGGATTATTCAAATTACCAAGGTAGGGAAACTGTCAGTTTATACatggaaaaaaagaaaaacatggAGTACCTGAGCTGCTACAATGCAGAGGAAAGTTGTAAGCACAGTTAGGAAGAAGGCATCAGCGTCATGTTTCAATCCTGCCATGAAATATACCACTAAAAGGAAGAGCACTGGCAGTATAAGATCAAGTGGAATATCACTGGTGGTTCTAGCCAAAAAATATGCGCTTAATCTGTACATGTCAGCAGATCGTTCCTTGTTCAGCATTGCCCTTTCTTGCGGAAATGTGAAGATTGCTGTGAAAACTGGAAAAAACCCCCAGAACACAGCAATGAAGAACAGCAATCCCGACTGCAGTGAATTTCACATTTCAGTATTGGTGCAATTATGCTCCTAGTGCATATTAGAAAAGTTTCGTAAATGTTTCAGTTTGCTTCTTTAGGACTTCTATTTTGATTCAACATGAGATTCTCTATTCATAAATGTGTCTTGGCATATATGCTAATAGAGTTTCTAATTGAGGTTCTTGAATAATCCTATTCTCTCCTATTTGTTTTAGACTTATGATTTTTTGATCGAAACCATGAACATGGGATGAATGATACATTCTCTGTAATCTTAGATATTAGCTTTCATTTAGGAACCTAATGTCAAATCCTTTGATCATCTTGTGCATACAAGAGTAGAGCCTCATACCTGTTCTCGCATTTGTTTAGGACTATCACCACCAGACTGCCACCAGAGCATACCCAAGATAAGTGCAGTTGCAATTACTTGAGTGATTCTCAACCAGCTAAAATAATCATACCGCCGTTCTTTAAGTCCTCTCCAAAATAATATGGAGTATTGTTCACACCAGCTTGCTCCCCACTCTCTCTTTATAGAAAAGACTTTAGACTTCAACTCTTCATCAATCATCATGGGGGCCATAAGTTTCTTTTTTTCACTCTCAGCCACTTGTGTCTCGTAGGCTTCCACTAGATACTGTTCAGGGAAAATGAGAAATTGACATATGAAAAGCAGGATTCATACAAACAAAAAAAGAAGGGAACATAAAAAACATTAAATTCATGCCAAGTGATTGCTTGAGGTCTTTTCTCTTTCGGCTGTGCATTAGTTTTTTGGGTAATAAATGTAAATTTTATTCACCTCATGCACAACTATTGGTGTTGGCTTTCCGTTCCCTGTCTCTCTATCTGAGTTCCCGATCTGCACTTTGTCCTCCAACTCCGATGGAACAGAGACATCATTAAGGTTTCCATTTGCAAGGTCTAGCAGGAACTCTGCTGGATTCATTGAAATCAGAGGTGAGCATCCTATAGCTGAAAAATAGACCATTGCTTCAGATGCCTTCCCAAAATAAAGTAAGCTCCCTTTGCCAAGAAGAATCAACTTATCAAACTTGTGGAAAAGTCTGCTGGATGGTTGATGGATTGTTGTGATCACTGTCTTTCCAGCCTGTCACAGGATTGAGACAAAATTAGGTGCAAAGTGCCTCAAAAGGATTAGCTTGGATACCTTTTAACAGGATAACATAGACTCCCTCTATGATGAAGTTAGAAGTACTATGATGGTCTTGGATAAAACTGAGAGAAACGTTACCTCAGCTATATCGTGTAATATCTCAACCATCCTTAAAGCTGTTGTAGAGTCCAACCCCGATGTGGGTTCATCAAGGAACAGTAGGGATGGATTAATTATGATCTCATTTCCGATACAAACACGCTTTCTTTCTCCCCCTGAAACTCCACGAACAAAGGAACCACCAATCATGGTATCTTGGCATCTGTAAACATCACATTCCTCATTAGCTTTCACCAAAGAAATTGTGCATCTTGTTGTTTGTCAATCTAAGGTTATTTTTTGTCAAATACTCGCTTTATTAAAGTATGACCATCTATTCATTTGTTAGATGACTGAAAGTGGCCTTAGTAATGATCTCAGGCTTAATGGTTCCCTGCATGTCATGAAAATTAGAGAACTTGTCAAGAGGAGAAACGATTACCTCTCTAGTCCCAACTCGTATATCACATCTATGGctcttttttctttctcctcctttgtCAATGTCTTTGGCAGTCGTAGGCGAGCTGCATATGTTAGTGTTTCTCTCACTGTCAAGTGAGGAAATAGTATGTCATCTTGAGTCACAAATCCTATCCTGCCAAAGTTTTCACATCCATGTTAGATTCTGTGCAAGTTTTTTTCCTTGAACTCTGCTTATGTTTGTATTTGCGTAGACCGATACCTTGATATCTGACTTTAATCTATGATGCAATCAAATTCATTTAGCTCGAACTTAGATGCCAGTTTGTTTAAAGTGTGTTTCCTGTGCATATTTGTTAGTACATCTCTTGTTTTTGCTTCATAAATCACAGATGAGATGATCAAAATCTCTGTCAGAGTACTCTTTCCTGTGCTTCTACTCTGGCAACTAATCTTTTTCAAATTACTTTGGCAACTAATTTAAACATGAGGTGCATGATAATTTCCAGCAGTAGCATCGCATAAtgttttttattaaaaatta contains:
- the LOC104113983 gene encoding ABC transporter G family member 22-like — translated: MMDKPSTTSLLRTKSDQLVEAISAAMGATKSPISEAVGGPETLSRKSSRRLAAASPGRSSSSIGKNTHIRKSRSAQLKFDLDEVSSGAALSRASSASLGLSFSFTGFTVPPDEIADLKPFSDDDIPEDIEAGTRKMKIQAEPTLPIYLKFTEVCYKVVIKGVTSTREKEILTGISGSVDPGEVLAMMGPSGSGKTTLLSLLGGRIKEPTGGGSITYNEQPYSKLLKSRIGFVTQDDILFPHLTVRETLTYAARLRLPKTLTKEEKEKRAIDVIYELGLERCQDTMIGGSFVRGVSGGERKRVCIGNEIIINPSLLFLDEPTSGLDSTTALRMVEILHDIAEAGKTVITTIHQPSSRLFHKFDKLILLGKGSLLYFGKASEAMVYFSAIGCSPLISMNPAEFLLDLANGNLNDVSVPSELEDKVQIGNSDRETGNGKPTPIVVHEYLVEAYETQVAESEKKKLMAPMMIDEELKSKVFSIKREWGASWCEQYSILFWRGLKERRYDYFSWLRITQVIATALILGMLWWQSGGDSPKQMREQSGLLFFIAVFWGFFPVFTAIFTFPQERAMLNKERSADMYRLSAYFLARTTSDIPLDLILPVLFLLVVYFMAGLKHDADAFFLTVLTTFLCIVAAQGLGLAIGATLMDLKKATTLASVTVMTFMLAGGYFVKKVPVFISWLRYLSYNYQTYKLLLKVQYKEKNDWVDGIKVGSGVKEVCILLAMVFGYRLLAYISLRRMKLHSGA